The following coding sequences lie in one Methanothermobacter sp. MT-2 genomic window:
- a CDS encoding CRISPR associated protein, whose translation METTLISTVYSIEPVMICITQFSPRKVVLIMEEEPPREKEQVQKIIEDTLGNFIKVQIKETSLYDVVQIAKDTVDTIDEERAKGRKIVVNISGGRKTQALGVLFGCYARNNDVQRIAYVTEEEGEIIDLPILSFGISKTKKKLLEELKKGETSVKNLAIKLGISRGMTYNHIRELRNMGFIDPEKLEITSAGEIATL comes from the coding sequence ATGGAAACAACCCTAATATCAACAGTATATTCCATAGAACCAGTCATGATCTGCATAACACAATTCTCACCCAGAAAAGTCGTCCTAATAATGGAAGAAGAACCACCAAGAGAAAAAGAACAAGTACAAAAAATCATAGAAGACACACTAGGAAACTTCATCAAAGTACAAATAAAAGAAACAAGCCTATACGACGTAGTCCAAATAGCAAAAGACACAGTAGACACAATAGACGAAGAAAGAGCAAAAGGAAGAAAAATAGTAGTAAACATAAGCGGAGGAAGAAAAACCCAAGCCCTAGGAGTACTATTCGGATGCTACGCCAGAAACAACGACGTCCAAAGAATAGCCTACGTAACAGAAGAAGAAGGAGAAATAATAGACCTACCCATACTAAGCTTCGGAATATCCAAGACAAAAAAGAAACTACTAGAAGAACTCAAAAAAGGAGAAACCTCAGTAAAAAACCTCGCCATAAAACTCGGAATAAGCCGAGGCATGACATACAACCACATAAGAGAACTAAGAAACATGGGATTCATAGACCCCGAAAAACTCGAAATAACATCAGCAGGAGAAATCGCAACACTATAA
- a CDS encoding predicted DNA double-strand repair ATPase Rad50 — translation MIIKSLELKNIRSYREARIDFSTGVTFIKGDIGSGKTTLLLAVEFALFGLGGQRGAGLLRLGSNRGYVSLTFQVDGETYTSYRSLRRTDGSISQDECYIETENGRMNLRPTEMKDEILKKLEYNEPLNPRAKSRIYRYAVFTPQEEMKNIINMNPEDRLKTIRKALKLEGYKIAINNASMVAARIVKRADELKERIHDLQKLKDKKDDSEDEMQRYELLIGKIEDEKEKLEEKRKLVEYNLKELEMKYEKVKYAENKKKSLIEKIDIIGEQIEEAKKKNERIEEEYRRHILEKEEKEKEKSKQEKRLKRVEESLEIIKRGIENIQEDYESILLGKNQLDNLKKQKQEHLERLQEIQKDNERIKKEQSTITKKIKSLERIKKPSAQSLTEVEEIIEKYREKIGITEKKIGEINAKINDYSSIKEEKTCPTCGAPVNPSKIKKKLKEKQEQKKELEKTKKEYERKIKEKKKLKEEIREYENAKRELENLKEKLEDKEQTCQKNNKAIEKIQEKTKNIKRMIKSLEESIRAKSGIQDEMERLKTEEGGLEGKRDRLKEEIANIKASIRSHQEMIRKLKPTQNMEYQENKKIIKEKTNQIESAKEKIKKLDKILEKKDKIKEKRDQTQNKLDQIMERIRECENERQRNLGALKRIKKEIRELEEQIKEKEKIKRSIKRLKEYVKWLKEYFIPTLYDIETHVMLQMNQEFNSHFQRWFQKLVEDNEKTVRIDENFTPIIEQGGYEQDIEHLSGGEKTSVALAYRLALNTIIQRHSSIKSDILILDEPTDGFSKEQLLKFREILDELECSQIIIVSHEEELENLADHTFTVEKNGGISTIQTG, via the coding sequence ATGATCATCAAATCTTTGGAACTTAAAAATATTCGAAGTTATAGGGAGGCGAGGATAGACTTTTCTACTGGTGTCACATTTATTAAGGGTGATATCGGCTCTGGTAAGACAACACTACTCTTAGCGGTTGAGTTCGCCCTTTTTGGTCTTGGCGGTCAACGAGGGGCTGGTCTGCTCCGTCTGGGTTCGAATAGGGGTTATGTGTCCTTAACATTCCAAGTGGATGGTGAAACCTACACTAGTTATAGGAGTCTTAGAAGGACTGATGGGAGTATAAGCCAGGATGAATGTTATATTGAGACAGAGAATGGTAGGATGAACTTGAGACCAACAGAGATGAAGGATGAGATACTTAAGAAATTAGAGTATAATGAGCCTTTGAATCCGCGTGCAAAAAGCCGCATTTACAGGTATGCTGTTTTCACCCCACAAGAGGAGATGAAAAATATAATAAACATGAACCCTGAAGATCGGCTTAAAACTATTAGAAAGGCTCTAAAATTGGAAGGTTATAAGATAGCCATAAATAACGCTAGTATGGTGGCGGCTAGGATTGTAAAAAGGGCTGATGAACTCAAGGAGAGAATACACGACCTGCAAAAATTAAAGGATAAGAAAGATGACAGTGAAGATGAAATGCAAAGGTATGAGCTTTTAATCGGAAAAATAGAAGATGAGAAGGAAAAACTAGAAGAGAAGAGAAAACTTGTAGAATACAACCTCAAAGAGCTAGAAATGAAATATGAAAAGGTCAAATATGCTGAAAACAAGAAAAAAAGTCTGATAGAGAAAATTGATATTATAGGGGAGCAGATAGAAGAAGCCAAGAAGAAAAATGAGAGGATAGAGGAAGAATACAGAAGACACATTCTAGAAAAAGAGGAAAAGGAAAAAGAAAAATCAAAACAAGAAAAGAGACTAAAAAGGGTAGAAGAATCCCTAGAAATTATAAAAAGGGGAATAGAGAACATACAAGAAGACTATGAGAGCATACTACTAGGCAAAAACCAATTAGACAACCTGAAAAAACAAAAGCAAGAGCACCTAGAAAGACTCCAAGAAATCCAAAAAGACAACGAAAGAATCAAAAAGGAACAATCCACGATCACCAAAAAAATCAAAAGCCTGGAAAGGATTAAAAAACCATCCGCTCAAAGCCTAACAGAAGTCGAAGAAATCATAGAAAAATACAGGGAAAAAATAGGGATAACAGAGAAAAAAATAGGGGAAATCAACGCTAAGATAAATGACTACTCCTCAATAAAAGAAGAAAAAACTTGTCCAACATGCGGAGCCCCAGTCAACCCATCCAAGATCAAAAAGAAACTCAAAGAAAAACAAGAGCAGAAAAAAGAACTTGAAAAGACAAAAAAAGAATACGAGAGAAAAATAAAAGAAAAAAAGAAGCTCAAAGAAGAAATAAGAGAATACGAAAACGCCAAAAGGGAACTAGAAAACCTCAAAGAAAAACTAGAAGACAAGGAACAAACCTGCCAAAAAAATAATAAAGCGATAGAAAAAATCCAAGAAAAAACAAAAAATATAAAAAGGATGATAAAAAGCCTAGAAGAGAGCATAAGAGCGAAATCAGGCATACAGGATGAGATGGAACGGCTTAAAACCGAAGAGGGTGGATTAGAGGGTAAGAGAGATAGATTGAAAGAGGAAATAGCCAACATAAAAGCCTCCATAAGATCACATCAAGAAATGATCAGGAAACTAAAACCAACCCAAAACATGGAATACCAGGAAAACAAAAAAATCATAAAGGAAAAAACAAACCAAATAGAATCCGCAAAGGAAAAAATCAAAAAACTAGACAAAATACTAGAGAAAAAAGATAAAATAAAAGAAAAAAGAGACCAAACCCAGAACAAACTAGACCAAATCATGGAAAGGATAAGAGAATGTGAAAATGAACGCCAAAGAAACCTTGGAGCGCTCAAACGGATAAAAAAAGAAATCAGAGAATTGGAAGAACAGATAAAAGAAAAAGAAAAGATAAAAAGATCCATAAAAAGACTAAAAGAGTATGTTAAATGGCTCAAAGAATACTTCATACCAACACTATATGATATCGAAACCCATGTAATGCTACAAATGAACCAGGAATTCAACAGCCACTTCCAACGCTGGTTCCAAAAACTCGTAGAAGACAATGAAAAAACAGTGAGAATAGACGAAAACTTCACACCCATCATAGAACAGGGAGGCTACGAACAAGACATAGAGCACCTCAGTGGAGGAGAAAAAACAAGCGTAGCACTAGCATACAGACTAGCACTAAACACCATCATTCAAAGACACTCCTCAATAAAATCAGACATACTCATACTAGACGAGCCAACAGACGGATTTAGCAAAGAACAACTCCTAAAATTCAGAGAAATATTAGATGAATTAGAATGCTCACAGATAATAATAGTATCCCATGAAGAAGAACTAGAAAACCTCGCAGACCACACATTCACAGTAGAAAAAAATGGCGGAATCTCAACAATCCAAACAGGATAA
- a CDS encoding Mur ligase middle domain protein has translation MENIVVLGGCGTVGSLMARILAKKAKVTISDTCNETPLSKVFEAENIKLDLGSHNFKLIREADSIAVAPSLLENEEILKLIKGKKIITVEDILASFRVGKPVVGVTGTNGKTTTTNILKNILKVAGYKVPEHYLNIQGNTEFIPALQARLEGDIAVVEIGTFGRPGEIKRAAEDSEVKIAIITNISRDHLPPREFPNYIECKKEILDVAQHIILNADDPIVASFAENLPREKITFYGIETLESNFEIFPEERECPYCNRPLKYKKRFLGHLGDYHCTCGYKRPKPDIKAIHVKENSYTIKIGSKKAKINPKIKGLFNVYNSLAAASAATILGIKPEHIIKGIESFQGTEGRYEIIKEKPRIIIDYAHNPAGVKAILQLVKKDTKGKIIIINTISSESGMEGDKEIAEILSNADLIIPASYQARKASKHIKSETIHIKSSKEKIKQGTLGASQKQVKEAIQKGLEHADKNDTLLIIGEGGYRYAKKIFT, from the coding sequence ATGGAGAACATAGTTGTTCTTGGCGGATGCGGGACAGTAGGAAGCCTAATGGCCAGAATACTTGCAAAAAAAGCCAAAGTAACAATATCGGACACTTGTAATGAAACACCCCTAAGTAAGGTTTTTGAGGCCGAGAACATTAAACTAGACCTTGGAAGCCATAATTTCAAGCTAATAAGAGAAGCTGACAGCATAGCAGTAGCACCAAGCCTACTAGAAAATGAGGAAATCTTAAAGCTTATAAAAGGCAAGAAGATCATAACAGTTGAAGATATCTTAGCATCTTTTAGGGTTGGGAAGCCTGTTGTAGGTGTCACAGGAACCAATGGCAAAACCACAACAACAAACATCCTAAAAAACATCCTAAAGGTTGCAGGATACAAGGTCCCTGAACATTATCTTAACATCCAAGGAAACACAGAATTTATACCAGCCCTACAAGCCAGATTAGAAGGGGACATAGCAGTAGTTGAAATAGGAACCTTCGGAAGACCCGGGGAGATAAAAAGGGCTGCGGAAGACAGTGAAGTTAAAATAGCCATTATAACGAACATTTCAAGGGATCATCTGCCACCAAGAGAATTCCCAAACTACATAGAATGCAAAAAGGAAATCCTAGATGTTGCCCAGCATATCATATTAAATGCAGACGACCCCATAGTCGCAAGTTTCGCAGAAAACCTGCCAAGGGAAAAAATAACATTCTATGGCATAGAAACCCTAGAATCCAACTTCGAAATTTTCCCAGAGGAAAGAGAATGTCCATACTGCAACAGACCATTAAAATACAAGAAAAGGTTCCTCGGACACCTTGGAGACTACCATTGCACATGCGGATACAAAAGACCAAAACCAGACATCAAAGCCATCCATGTTAAAGAAAACAGCTACACAATAAAAATAGGATCAAAAAAAGCTAAAATAAACCCCAAAATCAAAGGCCTATTCAATGTATATAATAGTCTTGCAGCAGCAAGCGCAGCCACGATACTAGGCATAAAACCAGAACATATCATAAAAGGCATAGAATCATTCCAAGGCACTGAAGGAAGATATGAGATAATAAAAGAAAAACCAAGGATAATCATAGATTATGCCCACAACCCTGCTGGTGTCAAAGCAATACTACAACTCGTGAAAAAAGATACAAAGGGCAAAATCATCATAATAAACACCATATCATCCGAAAGCGGGATGGAAGGCGACAAGGAAATAGCAGAGATACTCTCAAACGCAGACCTCATAATACCAGCATCATACCAGGCAAGAAAAGCATCAAAACATATAAAATCAGAAACCATACATATAAAATCAAGCAAAGAAAAAATAAAACAAGGAACCCTAGGAGCCAGCCAAAAACAAGTGAAAGAAGCCATCCAAAAAGGCCTAGAACACGCCGATAAAAATGACACGCTCCTAATAATAGGGGAAGGAGGCTACAGATATGCCAAAAAAATATTTACATAG
- a CDS encoding putative UDP-N-acetylmuramyl tripeptide synthetase has translation MKKILVVGAGNAGRPAAKLLHYLGNEVLVTEIKNFQELPLKARERIKKMRENGVKFKFGGHELEDVIWADSIFVSPNVPRDSIIYKLIEKAGKKDFITPSMIGRMLNSFIKIPMVGVAGTDGKTTTTNMIKHIIEGRHPTISFSSLQDSLVIEGLVDLLIENRIEGGEFAVFELPHGTIRMTQGLELCAGVITTLTPDHLDEFKDYDDYIQRNFLIKDLINEKGILIVNGDDPIINNLLDGLESTHIIYSLGKGREIEFQGKKYTTRSLKVDVRAENIRLDGLSGSEFTLKVGSIPTLVCENCGSLGCTCKDFKRRCIGPFTSKIRLNVPGIFNVENALAAITTGLILGFDMDYLRGRIGEFRGIRGRFEVIDEIDGVKVYMDAAHNPESMEKLFEGLEFNGRLIISLDNPDTLTVRDKFKIGRTLAKVADLLIVSAKNETIEEIDWKAAEEVAKGAESTETIITGSVYESIKTGLYNAKKGDMIIHMGPGVVNAYKNVKKDMKKAIKEYKEKLEWRT, from the coding sequence ATGAAGAAGATTCTAGTGGTTGGAGCAGGGAACGCGGGAAGACCAGCCGCAAAACTACTACACTATCTTGGCAACGAAGTCCTAGTTACAGAAATCAAAAATTTCCAGGAGTTGCCCCTAAAGGCCAGGGAAAGGATAAAAAAGATGCGAGAGAATGGTGTGAAATTCAAGTTTGGCGGGCACGAGTTAGAGGATGTGATCTGGGCAGATTCTATTTTTGTATCGCCAAACGTCCCAAGAGATTCAATAATATACAAGTTAATAGAGAAAGCAGGTAAAAAGGATTTTATAACACCTTCAATGATTGGGAGGATGCTAAACTCTTTCATTAAGATTCCGATGGTTGGGGTGGCGGGTACCGATGGTAAAACAACAACTACAAATATGATAAAGCATATCATAGAGGGAAGGCATCCAACGATTTCGTTCTCCTCATTACAGGATTCTCTTGTAATTGAAGGTTTAGTAGACTTGCTAATAGAGAATAGGATAGAGGGTGGTGAGTTCGCAGTCTTTGAACTGCCACATGGAACCATAAGGATGACGCAAGGCCTTGAATTATGTGCTGGTGTCATAACAACTTTAACCCCGGATCATCTTGACGAATTCAAAGACTATGATGATTATATACAACGCAACTTTTTGATTAAGGATCTTATCAATGAAAAGGGGATACTTATAGTTAATGGTGATGATCCTATAATAAACAATCTTTTAGATGGGCTTGAATCGACTCACATCATCTACAGTTTAGGTAAGGGGAGAGAAATAGAATTCCAGGGGAAAAAATATACTACAAGATCTTTGAAAGTTGATGTTAGAGCTGAAAATATTAGATTGGATGGTCTTAGTGGGTCAGAGTTCACCTTGAAGGTTGGGAGTATACCCACGCTGGTCTGTGAAAATTGTGGAAGTCTAGGATGCACATGCAAAGACTTTAAACGAAGATGCATAGGACCATTCACTAGTAAGATCAGGCTCAATGTCCCTGGTATATTTAATGTTGAAAATGCCCTTGCAGCGATTACAACAGGACTCATATTAGGTTTTGACATGGATTATCTAAGGGGGCGGATAGGTGAATTTAGGGGTATAAGGGGGCGTTTCGAGGTTATAGATGAGATAGATGGGGTTAAAGTTTACATGGACGCCGCCCACAACCCAGAGAGCATGGAAAAACTTTTTGAGGGTCTTGAATTTAATGGGAGGCTTATAATAAGCCTTGACAACCCGGACACCCTAACAGTCCGTGACAAATTCAAGATTGGAAGGACACTTGCAAAGGTGGCTGATCTGCTCATTGTAAGCGCGAAAAACGAAACAATAGAAGAAATAGACTGGAAAGCGGCAGAGGAAGTTGCAAAAGGGGCTGAAAGCACAGAAACCATAATAACTGGCAGCGTATATGAATCCATCAAAACAGGCTTGTATAATGCAAAAAAAGGAGACATGATAATACACATGGGACCAGGTGTCGTTAACGCCTACAAAAACGTTAAAAAAGACATGAAAAAAGCGATAAAAGAATACAAGGAGAAGCTAGAATGGAGAACATAG
- a CDS encoding thioredoxin reductase translates to MYDTIIIGAGPAGLTAAIYAGRQGSKTLILEKGIAGGKGLEVPLMENYPGYEKIEGQKLIQKMKKQATKHAKLKELEEVTKIEKNSKNLKIETKKDTYTTKTIILATGTRHRKLKIPGEKEFLGRGVSYCATCDGPLYKNKKVLVIGGGNSALQEAIFLHKIGSKPTIIHRRNQLRAQKYLQNQTKKQKIPIIWNTTLKEIKGKNKVQEAIIENKKTGKTSTIKTDGIFIAIGEEPINKLAKNLGIKLDKAGYIITDKQQRTNIKRVYAAGDITGGLNQWVTACAEGAIAATTAYKDISERI, encoded by the coding sequence ATGTATGATACAATAATAATAGGAGCAGGACCAGCCGGACTAACAGCAGCAATATACGCCGGAAGACAAGGAAGCAAAACACTCATACTCGAAAAAGGAATAGCCGGAGGAAAAGGACTAGAAGTACCACTCATGGAAAACTACCCAGGATACGAAAAAATAGAAGGCCAAAAACTCATACAAAAAATGAAAAAACAAGCAACAAAACATGCAAAACTCAAAGAACTAGAAGAAGTCACAAAAATCGAAAAAAACTCTAAAAACCTTAAAATAGAAACAAAAAAAGACACCTACACAACCAAAACAATAATACTAGCCACAGGCACACGCCACCGAAAACTAAAAATCCCAGGAGAAAAAGAATTCCTAGGCCGGGGAGTATCATACTGTGCAACATGCGACGGACCACTATACAAAAACAAAAAAGTACTAGTAATCGGAGGAGGAAACAGCGCACTACAAGAAGCAATATTCCTACACAAAATAGGATCCAAACCAACAATAATACACAGAAGAAACCAACTAAGGGCGCAAAAATACCTACAAAACCAAACAAAAAAACAAAAAATCCCCATAATCTGGAACACCACACTAAAAGAAATCAAAGGCAAAAACAAAGTCCAAGAGGCCATAATAGAAAACAAGAAAACAGGAAAAACCAGCACAATAAAAACCGACGGAATATTCATAGCAATAGGAGAAGAACCCATAAACAAACTAGCAAAAAACCTGGGAATAAAACTAGACAAGGCCGGTTACATAATAACCGACAAACAACAAAGAACCAACATCAAAAGAGTCTACGCGGCTGGGGACATAACAGGCGGCTTAAACCAATGGGTTACAGCATGCGCAGAAGGAGCAATAGCTGCAACCACAGCATACAAGGACATCTCAGAAAGAATCTAG
- a CDS encoding amino acid-binding ACT domain protein, whose product MDDGLFLCKVRVYVPDRPGSLAKIAGYFADYNINISYFYYNRSEHPNRVLVEGKSGDNIFRSLYQDLLGEGFFRELFQEDLQITTPDNILKVSAYLENKPGTLADFASILKGYDANVTYMVYNEMISENRAEIAFYVEDPREISELARELNDLGYHYNLEYSGADEESDRIIGLNLVEMFYFKLREILDDKEVDKIKELVNTSKRLSDTLLRFNREAGRNLEAGQVFGNILALAISSRTKMGGAFQYRRLPSLPVGDVLLHAFRPPTGGNIYLLECDGDLVMIDGSYGIYYDNVKVMLDENGLDPSRVDRIYISHADADHAGLSGYFQGEYGSKVFMHPSAKNIIMEDNRAAGSKTPLLELNHYFTVLVNHFTECKFPETWQAYKTKKEGEIGEFPIIDDFKVGDLHFKVLESLGGHIPGQVFFLSEDAGLLFTADYLLYVPSLEGDERRFLNIQRFLMTSTNANSMLFHEEMRKLEEVAKKIDEKTDRGLLILPGHGDYYPIRLAP is encoded by the coding sequence TTGGATGATGGCTTGTTCCTTTGTAAGGTGAGGGTTTATGTGCCTGATAGGCCTGGTTCTTTGGCGAAGATTGCGGGTTATTTTGCAGATTATAATATAAATATTTCTTATTTTTATTATAATAGGTCTGAGCATCCTAATCGTGTTCTGGTTGAGGGGAAATCCGGGGATAATATATTCAGGTCACTTTATCAGGATCTTTTAGGGGAGGGATTTTTTAGGGAATTGTTCCAGGAGGATCTTCAGATCACAACCCCTGATAACATCCTTAAAGTTTCTGCTTATCTTGAAAACAAACCAGGGACACTTGCGGATTTTGCGAGTATACTCAAAGGTTATGATGCGAATGTCACCTACATGGTCTATAATGAGATGATATCAGAGAATAGGGCTGAGATAGCATTTTATGTTGAGGATCCGCGGGAGATTAGTGAACTTGCCAGGGAATTGAATGATCTGGGTTATCATTACAATTTGGAGTATAGTGGGGCTGATGAAGAATCTGATAGGATAATCGGTTTAAACCTTGTTGAAATGTTCTATTTCAAACTTAGAGAAATATTAGATGATAAGGAAGTTGATAAGATAAAAGAGCTTGTTAACACTTCAAAAAGGCTTTCGGATACCCTTTTAAGGTTTAATAGGGAGGCTGGTCGGAACCTTGAAGCCGGCCAGGTATTCGGGAACATATTAGCACTTGCAATATCTTCCAGGACGAAAATGGGAGGGGCATTCCAGTATAGGAGATTGCCTAGTCTACCCGTGGGTGATGTGCTTTTACATGCTTTCAGGCCTCCTACAGGGGGTAACATTTATCTTTTGGAATGTGATGGGGATCTTGTGATGATTGACGGCTCCTATGGCATATACTATGATAATGTGAAAGTTATGTTGGATGAGAATGGTTTGGATCCTTCAAGGGTGGATAGGATTTATATTTCGCATGCTGATGCTGATCATGCTGGTCTTAGCGGATACTTCCAAGGAGAGTATGGTTCAAAGGTTTTCATGCATCCAAGCGCCAAGAATATTATAATGGAGGATAATCGTGCGGCGGGTTCAAAAACTCCACTTCTTGAACTTAACCATTATTTCACAGTCCTCGTGAACCATTTCACGGAATGTAAGTTCCCAGAAACCTGGCAAGCCTACAAGACAAAAAAGGAAGGCGAAATTGGAGAGTTCCCAATAATTGACGATTTCAAGGTGGGAGATCTTCACTTTAAAGTTCTTGAAAGTCTTGGGGGTCATATACCAGGGCAGGTTTTCTTTTTATCAGAAGATGCCGGGCTTTTGTTTACTGCAGATTATCTGCTTTATGTGCCTAGTCTAGAAGGTGATGAGAGAAGATTCTTGAATATTCAAAGGTTTCTTATGACAAGTACAAATGCAAATTCAATGTTATTCCATGAAGAGATGCGAAAACTAGAAGAAGTGGCGAAGAAAATCGATGAGAAAACTGATAGGGGCTTGTTAATCTTACCAGGCCATGGGGATTATTATCCTATAAGATTAGCCCCATAA
- a CDS encoding UDP-N-acetylmuramyl tripeptide synthetase related protein → MKFAVIGLGVEGRKAVKSLRRRGYEVYATDINTNLNLEGLENIEVDLGFHDMGKIRACDAVMLSPSLYNTPIKEKVKNKLLCNIIEDHKKIYTIGITGTNGKTTTTLMLAKILKKWGKRVLVGGNAGGGFEGYTELILQAKENKYDIIIVEICDMTLEFADQCLKPNLVILTNIGRDHMNHHKTIKNYKKSLEKFIKNKTVLLNQKDPLSLQLKTPKTILYKSYNGKLRLFGEFNRLNAGAAAKAAKILGAPKKIIDSALEDFKPPRGRVQKYKFNNTNIIIGKADNPSAMKSILKETDFEIIFLGTPRKDEKWRFETIQEIAEKPPETLILFPGLEDTTDIALEYAKNLPSKILIAKDTDEILKLLERFIGEYHRIFIGGNGQDKIIEIQDKIEGWRE, encoded by the coding sequence ATGAAATTCGCAGTGATAGGATTAGGCGTAGAAGGCAGAAAAGCCGTTAAATCACTTAGAAGGCGTGGATACGAAGTATACGCCACTGACATCAACACCAACCTAAATTTGGAGGGCCTAGAAAATATTGAAGTAGACTTGGGCTTCCATGACATGGGAAAAATAAGAGCATGCGACGCTGTCATGCTAAGCCCAAGCCTCTACAACACACCAATCAAAGAAAAAGTAAAAAACAAACTACTCTGCAACATCATAGAAGACCACAAAAAAATATACACTATAGGCATCACAGGAACCAATGGCAAAACCACAACAACCCTAATGCTGGCAAAAATACTCAAAAAATGGGGTAAACGCGTACTAGTAGGAGGTAACGCCGGCGGCGGCTTTGAAGGTTACACAGAACTCATACTCCAAGCCAAAGAAAACAAATACGACATCATAATCGTTGAAATATGCGACATGACACTAGAATTCGCAGACCAATGCCTCAAACCAAACCTAGTAATCCTAACCAACATAGGCCGAGACCACATGAACCACCACAAAACCATCAAAAATTATAAAAAAAGCCTTGAAAAATTCATAAAAAATAAAACGGTTCTACTCAACCAAAAAGACCCACTATCACTCCAACTAAAAACACCAAAAACAATACTATACAAGTCATACAATGGCAAACTAAGATTATTCGGGGAATTCAACAGATTGAATGCGGGAGCCGCTGCAAAAGCAGCTAAGATACTAGGAGCGCCAAAAAAGATAATAGATTCTGCCCTAGAAGATTTCAAACCCCCAAGGGGACGTGTGCAAAAATATAAATTTAACAATACTAATATAATCATAGGGAAAGCTGATAATCCCTCAGCCATGAAAAGCATACTAAAAGAAACTGATTTTGAGATTATCTTCCTGGGCACGCCAAGAAAAGATGAAAAATGGAGATTCGAAACAATACAAGAAATAGCCGAAAAACCCCCAGAGACCCTCATACTATTCCCGGGCCTTGAGGACACGACCGATATAGCCCTAGAATATGCGAAAAATCTGCCATCAAAGATACTCATAGCAAAAGACACAGATGAGATCCTAAAATTGCTAGAAAGGTTTATTGGAGAATATCATAGGATATTTATAGGTGGTAATGGGCAGGATAAGATCATAGAAATTCAGGATAAAATAGAAGGGTGGAGAGAATGA